From the genome of bacterium, one region includes:
- a CDS encoding ABC transporter permease, with protein MTGFIIRRLLAVIPVLLIVAAFAFFLVHLTPGDPAGYMLGPLATPAQINQLREVLNLNLPLPVQFERWFVRALHGDIGESLFMSIPVPLAIWQRVEPTLLLTLMAVVVEVLIGVPAGIIAATHRNSWVDQMAIALTSLGLSIPSFWLGLNFIFFFGVHLRILPVAGYVPLSVSWIGAIRSLLMPSFALGLISAALVARMTRSSMLEVLSQDFVRTARAKGVAEWVVIWRHALWNAILPVMTVVGNSFAILLGGLVITEQVFAIPGVGLLVINAVLHRDYPVVQGVLLYIVTLYIFINVGMDILYALLDPRIKFG; from the coding sequence GTGACCGGATTCATCATCCGCCGGCTCCTCGCCGTGATCCCGGTGCTCCTCATCGTCGCGGCGTTTGCGTTCTTTCTTGTCCATCTCACGCCCGGCGATCCGGCCGGGTACATGCTCGGCCCGCTCGCCACCCCGGCGCAGATCAACCAACTCCGGGAAGTGCTCAATCTGAACCTGCCGCTCCCCGTCCAGTTTGAGCGCTGGTTCGTTCGGGCGCTGCACGGCGATATCGGGGAATCGCTGTTCATGTCCATCCCTGTGCCGCTCGCGATCTGGCAACGCGTGGAGCCGACCCTCCTCCTGACGCTCATGGCGGTAGTCGTCGAAGTGTTGATCGGCGTTCCCGCGGGCATCATCGCCGCGACGCACCGGAACTCCTGGGTCGACCAGATGGCGATCGCGCTCACCTCGCTCGGGCTGTCCATCCCGAGCTTCTGGCTCGGGTTGAACTTCATCTTCTTCTTTGGCGTGCACCTGCGGATCTTGCCGGTGGCGGGGTACGTCCCCCTGAGCGTCAGCTGGATCGGGGCGATTCGCTCGCTCTTGATGCCGTCTTTTGCCCTCGGGCTGATCAGCGCGGCCCTCGTTGCACGCATGACTCGCTCCAGCATGCTTGAAGTGCTATCGCAGGATTTCGTCCGAACCGCCCGGGCGAAGGGCGTGGCCGAGTGGGTCGTGATTTGGCGGCACGCGTTGTGGAACGCGATCCTCCCTGTCATGACCGTGGTTGGGAACAGCTTCGCGATTCTCTTGGGGGGGCTCGTCATCACGGAGCAGGTGTTTGCCATTCCCGGCGTGGGGCTGCTCGTCATCAACGCCGTGCTCCACCGCGACTACCCCGTGGTGCAGGGCGTGCTGCTCTACATTGTCACTCTGTACATCTTTATCAACGTCGGCATGGACATCCTCTACGCGCTGCTCGATCCGCGCATCAAGTTTGGATGA
- a CDS encoding ABC transporter permease translates to MSTIRSVPIEAPGSAAPSARSTRVRFYRLFRRSRLGMTGAALLAIVVLCALGAPWIARQNPLALDPAVRLHPPGAGHWFGTDDFGRDVFSRVVYGSRLSLEVGSLVVMATAALGILSGIVAGYFRAADGVIMRVVDALLAIPPVLLAIALMAVLGPRVSNVVVSLTIAYVPQLIRVVRSQVLVLREALFAEAAKSAGATDSRIAFLHVLPNAISVVIIQSTVTFADAVLTEAGLSYLGVGEPPGVPSWGNILADGRNYMLEAPWMTVFPGLAIVICVLGLNLLGDGLRDVLDPRTQGR, encoded by the coding sequence ATGAGCACGATCCGCTCCGTGCCGATCGAGGCTCCGGGATCGGCGGCGCCGTCCGCACGCTCGACCCGCGTGCGCTTCTACCGCCTGTTCCGCCGGAGCCGACTCGGCATGACCGGGGCCGCGTTGCTTGCCATCGTGGTCCTCTGTGCGCTGGGCGCTCCGTGGATCGCCCGGCAGAACCCGCTCGCCCTGGATCCGGCCGTGCGACTCCATCCGCCCGGGGCGGGGCATTGGTTCGGCACCGACGACTTCGGACGGGACGTTTTTAGCCGGGTCGTCTACGGGTCGCGGCTGTCTCTCGAGGTCGGCAGCTTGGTCGTGATGGCCACGGCGGCGCTCGGGATTCTCTCTGGCATCGTGGCGGGGTATTTCCGCGCGGCGGACGGCGTGATCATGCGCGTAGTCGATGCGCTCCTCGCGATCCCGCCGGTGCTGCTGGCGATCGCTTTGATGGCCGTCCTGGGGCCCCGCGTCAGCAACGTCGTCGTGTCGCTCACGATCGCCTACGTGCCGCAGCTCATTCGGGTCGTCCGGTCGCAGGTACTCGTTCTCCGGGAAGCGTTGTTTGCCGAGGCGGCCAAGTCGGCGGGCGCAACCGACAGCCGGATCGCGTTTCTCCACGTGCTCCCGAACGCGATTTCTGTGGTGATCATCCAGAGCACGGTGACATTTGCGGACGCGGTGTTGACGGAGGCGGGCCTCAGCTATCTCGGGGTTGGCGAGCCACCCGGCGTACCATCGTGGGGCAACATCCTTGCCGATGGCCGCAACTACATGCTTGAGGCGCCGTGGATGACCGTCTTCCCCGGTCTTGCCATCGTGATATGCGTGCTCGGGCTCAACTTGCTTGGCGATGGCTTGCGGGACGTGCTCGACCCGAGGACCCAAGGACGGTAG